A stretch of the Clostridiales bacterium genome encodes the following:
- a CDS encoding M20 family metallopeptidase — MNETVSRLLDAYRAEFTEKLREWVRIPSVQGEAEDGAPFGKEVRHMLDAAEADAKAMGFPVRDFDGYACDITLGDRPEMIAVLGHLDVVPAGDGWNYPPFGAEMDGTRIYGRGTSDDKGPALASLYAMRAIREAGIPLKKSIRLILGCNEETDWKDMEWYSAHAEIPAVGFSPDASFPVINTEKAIIHLRFTAPETGSGLQVVEMSTGERPNVIPGECTAVVRGGEELAGKVRTWGLEKNLPVNAEVVPEGVRITAEGIPGHSAYPEGRRNAIGMMICLLRDLGAEGPLKVLADAVGMTHDGSGLGCACSDEVSGPLTCNMGILHLKDGAWTGTLDMRCPVNADLPALRDAAKAHLPGFEVETLEMKPAHHVPADSELVTQLLAAYEEETGLPGETIATGGGTYAKVLSQGVAFGATFPDDEDLAHQANEYADMDRLVTAAKIYANALIRLAGD; from the coding sequence ATGAATGAGACTGTGAGCCGCCTGCTGGACGCGTACCGGGCGGAATTTACCGAAAAGCTGCGGGAATGGGTCCGGATCCCGTCGGTACAGGGAGAGGCAGAGGACGGAGCGCCCTTCGGGAAGGAAGTCCGCCATATGCTGGACGCCGCCGAGGCGGACGCGAAGGCGATGGGCTTCCCGGTGCGGGATTTTGACGGATATGCCTGCGATATCACGCTGGGGGACCGGCCAGAGATGATCGCCGTGCTGGGCCACCTGGACGTGGTGCCGGCCGGGGACGGCTGGAATTATCCGCCCTTCGGCGCGGAAATGGACGGGACGCGGATCTACGGGCGGGGAACCAGCGATGACAAGGGCCCCGCGCTGGCGTCGCTGTACGCGATGCGCGCGATCCGCGAGGCGGGAATCCCGCTGAAGAAGAGCATCCGCCTGATCCTGGGCTGCAATGAGGAAACCGACTGGAAGGACATGGAGTGGTATTCCGCCCACGCGGAGATCCCCGCGGTCGGGTTCAGCCCGGACGCCTCCTTCCCGGTAATCAATACGGAAAAGGCGATTATCCACCTGCGCTTTACCGCGCCGGAGACCGGCAGCGGCCTGCAGGTGGTCGAAATGTCCACGGGCGAACGCCCGAACGTCATCCCCGGGGAATGCACCGCCGTGGTGCGGGGCGGGGAGGAGCTGGCCGGGAAGGTCCGGACCTGGGGCCTGGAGAAGAACCTGCCGGTGAACGCAGAAGTAGTGCCGGAAGGCGTCCGCATCACCGCGGAAGGCATCCCGGGACACTCCGCTTATCCGGAAGGCCGGCGCAACGCGATCGGCATGATGATCTGCCTGCTGCGTGACCTGGGGGCGGAAGGCCCGCTGAAGGTGCTGGCGGACGCCGTGGGGATGACCCATGACGGAAGCGGCCTCGGATGTGCCTGCAGCGACGAGGTCTCCGGACCGCTGACCTGCAACATGGGCATCCTGCACCTGAAGGACGGCGCATGGACGGGCACGCTGGACATGCGCTGCCCGGTGAACGCGGACCTGCCCGCGCTGCGGGACGCTGCGAAGGCGCACCTGCCCGGGTTTGAGGTGGAAACGCTGGAGATGAAGCCGGCCCACCATGTGCCCGCGGACAGCGAGCTGGTGACCCAGCTGCTGGCAGCCTACGAGGAGGAGACCGGCCTGCCGGGCGAGACGATCGCCACCGGCGGCGGCACCTACGCGAAGGTGCTGAGCCAGGGCGTCGCCTTCGGCGCGACGTTCCCGGACGACGAGGACCTGGCGCACCAGGCCAATGAATACGCGGACATGGACCGCCTGGTCACCGCCGCGAAGATTTACGCGAATGCCCTGATCCGGCTGGCCGGGGATTAA
- a CDS encoding ABC-F family ATP-binding cassette domain-containing protein: protein MITVSNVSLTFGGQKLFSGADLKFLPGNCYGIIGANGAGKSTFLKILSGELEPTTGSVTIPPNERMSTLKQDQFMYDEYPVMDTVIMGNQRLYDIMKEKDALYAKPDFSEADGEKAAELEGEFAEMDGWNAESDAATLLTGLGIPADEHYTQMADLQAGDKFKVLLAQALFGNPDILLLDEPTNNLDNRSVAWLEEFLMDFPGTLIVVSHDRWFLNNICTHIVDIDYNQVKLYVGNYDFWYESSKIMQALMNDQKKRREDKIRELQAFIQRFSSNKSKAKQATSRRKLLDQLTIEQMPASSRRYPWVSFTPDREAGKDILQVTGLNYTQDGVQLLKDVSFLVTKGQKIALVGNEQAQTALFRILAEEIQPDSGTVKWGVTISTSYFPKDNSKYFDGCDMTMMQWFAQYSPEQLETYMRGFLGRMLFSGDDVYKPVNVLSGGEKVRCMLSRMMLSGANFLMLDQPTNHLDLESITAVNNGLINFPGNVIFTSQDHQFISTVADRIIEIRDDGTIADYLCNYEEYLEKVKETFAPIK, encoded by the coding sequence ATGATCACAGTAAGCAACGTATCCCTGACATTTGGCGGGCAGAAGCTTTTCTCCGGCGCCGACCTGAAGTTCCTGCCGGGCAACTGCTACGGCATCATCGGCGCGAACGGAGCCGGGAAATCCACGTTCCTGAAGATCCTGAGCGGCGAGCTGGAGCCGACCACCGGCTCGGTGACCATTCCGCCGAACGAGCGGATGAGCACCCTGAAGCAGGACCAGTTCATGTATGACGAGTATCCGGTGATGGATACGGTGATCATGGGCAACCAGCGGCTGTACGACATCATGAAGGAAAAGGACGCGCTGTACGCCAAGCCGGATTTCAGCGAAGCGGACGGCGAGAAAGCCGCGGAGCTGGAAGGCGAGTTCGCCGAAATGGACGGCTGGAACGCGGAAAGCGACGCCGCGACGCTGCTGACCGGCCTGGGAATCCCCGCGGACGAGCACTACACGCAGATGGCGGACCTGCAGGCGGGCGACAAGTTCAAGGTGCTGCTGGCGCAGGCGCTGTTCGGCAACCCGGACATCCTGCTGCTGGACGAACCGACGAACAACCTGGACAACCGCTCCGTGGCGTGGCTGGAGGAGTTCCTGATGGATTTCCCCGGCACCCTGATCGTGGTGAGCCATGACCGGTGGTTCCTGAACAACATCTGCACCCACATCGTGGATATCGACTACAACCAGGTGAAGCTGTACGTCGGCAACTATGACTTCTGGTATGAATCCAGCAAGATCATGCAGGCGCTGATGAACGACCAGAAAAAGCGCCGCGAGGACAAGATCCGCGAGCTGCAGGCCTTCATCCAGCGGTTCTCCAGCAACAAGTCGAAGGCGAAGCAGGCCACCAGCCGCCGCAAGCTGCTGGACCAGCTGACCATCGAGCAGATGCCGGCTTCCAGCCGGCGGTATCCCTGGGTGAGCTTCACGCCCGACCGGGAAGCCGGCAAGGACATCCTGCAGGTGACCGGCCTGAACTACACACAGGACGGCGTGCAGCTGCTGAAGGACGTTTCCTTCCTGGTGACGAAGGGGCAGAAGATCGCCCTGGTCGGCAACGAGCAGGCGCAGACCGCGCTGTTCCGCATCCTGGCGGAGGAAATCCAGCCGGACAGCGGCACCGTGAAGTGGGGCGTGACGATCAGCACCAGCTATTTCCCGAAGGACAACAGCAAGTACTTCGACGGCTGCGACATGACGATGATGCAGTGGTTTGCCCAGTACTCCCCGGAACAGCTGGAGACCTACATGCGCGGCTTCCTTGGCCGGATGCTCTTCAGCGGAGACGACGTGTACAAGCCCGTGAACGTGCTGTCCGGCGGTGAGAAGGTCCGCTGCATGCTGAGCCGCATGATGCTCTCCGGTGCGAACTTCCTGATGCTGGACCAGCCGACCAACCACCTGGACCTGGAATCCATCACCGCCGTGAACAACGGCTTGATCAACTTCCCCGGCAACGTGATTTTCACGAGCCAGGACCACCAGTTCATCAGCACGGTGGCGGACCGGATCATCGAAATCCGGGATGACGGAACCATCGCCGACTACCTGTGCAACTATGAGGAATACCTGGAGAAAGTCAAGGAAACGTTTGCGCCCATTAAGTAA
- a CDS encoding glycosyl transferase, producing MKFGHFDDKAREYVIETPRTPYPWINYLGCEKFFGIISNTAGGYCFYRDARLRRITRYRYNNMPVDNGGRYFYINDNGTVWNPGWKPVKTELDEYSCRHGMGYTIITGKKNGLKASQKSFVPMGFDAEVHQVSLANESDSAKDVILTSFVEFCLWNAQDDMLNFQRNFSTGEVEVEDGVVYHKTEYRERRNHYSFYAVNVPVDGFDTDMETFLGMYNGFDAPQAVFSGKMGNSVASGWQPMAAHQIRVHLEKGEEKKFNFVLGYVELPVEEKWEKKGIINKKPAKAMLAQLSTDEQIDKAFNDLKAHWDNLLSAYVLKASEEKLNRMVNIWNPYQCMVTFNMSRSTSMFESGIGRGMGFRDSSQDLLGFVHQIPERARERILDIAATQFRDGGCYHQYQPLTKKGNNDIGGGFNDDPLWLIAGTAAYIKETGDFAILDEPTPYDCNPDDCGTLLEHLEASFMHVVNNRGPHKLPLIGRADWNDCLNLNCYSDTPDESFQTFSNPNAPDERVAESVLIAGMFVSIGPELVAIERMKGDNAKADKYQADINEMIQAVEKDGWDGEWFVRAYDAMGHKVGSNECEEGKIFIESQGYCVMAGIGVENGKAEKALQSVHERLETKHGIVLQQPAYSEYHIELGEVSSYPPGYKENAGIFCHNNPWIIAAETVVGHGDRAFDLYSRIAPAWREEISELHKVEPYVYSQMIAGKDAKNFGQAKNSWLTGTAAWNFYVISNYILGIKPDWNGLKIDPCIPHTWDGYTVSRRFRGAVYDVEIKNPKHVCRGVKEVTVDGKKTEGNVLPVFADGKNHKVEVILG from the coding sequence ATGAAGTTCGGTCATTTTGACGACAAAGCGCGGGAGTACGTGATTGAAACGCCCCGGACACCGTATCCCTGGATCAACTACCTGGGATGTGAGAAGTTCTTCGGAATCATCAGCAACACCGCCGGCGGCTACTGCTTCTACCGCGACGCCCGCCTGCGCCGGATTACCCGGTACCGCTACAACAATATGCCGGTGGACAACGGCGGACGCTATTTCTACATCAATGACAACGGCACCGTCTGGAATCCCGGATGGAAGCCTGTGAAGACCGAGCTGGATGAGTATTCCTGCCGCCACGGCATGGGCTATACGATCATCACCGGCAAAAAGAACGGCCTGAAGGCGAGCCAGAAGAGCTTTGTTCCGATGGGCTTTGACGCGGAAGTGCACCAGGTTTCCCTGGCGAACGAAAGCGACAGCGCGAAGGACGTCATCCTGACCAGCTTTGTGGAGTTCTGCCTGTGGAACGCGCAGGACGACATGCTGAACTTCCAGCGCAACTTCTCCACCGGCGAGGTGGAGGTGGAGGACGGCGTGGTCTACCACAAGACCGAGTACCGCGAGCGCCGGAACCACTATTCCTTCTATGCCGTGAACGTGCCGGTGGACGGCTTCGACACGGACATGGAAACCTTCCTGGGCATGTACAACGGGTTTGACGCCCCTCAGGCCGTTTTCAGCGGAAAGATGGGCAATTCCGTCGCGTCCGGCTGGCAGCCCATGGCGGCGCACCAGATCAGGGTGCACCTGGAAAAGGGCGAGGAAAAGAAATTCAACTTCGTGCTGGGCTATGTGGAGCTCCCGGTCGAAGAGAAATGGGAAAAGAAGGGCATCATCAACAAGAAGCCCGCGAAGGCCATGCTGGCCCAGCTGTCTACGGACGAGCAGATCGACAAGGCCTTCAATGACCTGAAGGCGCACTGGGACAACCTGCTGAGCGCGTATGTGCTGAAGGCGTCCGAGGAGAAGCTGAACCGGATGGTGAACATCTGGAATCCCTACCAGTGCATGGTGACCTTCAACATGAGCCGGAGCACCTCCATGTTCGAGAGCGGCATCGGCCGCGGCATGGGCTTCCGCGATTCCAGCCAGGACCTGCTGGGCTTTGTGCACCAGATTCCGGAGCGCGCCCGCGAACGGATCCTGGACATCGCTGCGACCCAGTTCCGGGACGGCGGATGCTACCACCAGTACCAGCCCCTGACCAAGAAGGGCAACAACGACATCGGCGGCGGCTTCAACGATGACCCGCTGTGGCTGATTGCCGGCACGGCTGCCTACATCAAGGAGACGGGCGATTTCGCCATCCTGGATGAGCCGACCCCCTATGACTGCAATCCGGATGACTGCGGCACGCTGCTGGAGCACCTGGAAGCGAGCTTCATGCACGTGGTGAACAACCGCGGACCGCACAAGCTGCCCCTGATCGGCCGCGCCGACTGGAACGACTGCCTGAACCTGAACTGCTATTCCGATACGCCGGATGAAAGCTTCCAGACCTTCTCGAACCCGAACGCGCCGGACGAGCGCGTGGCGGAATCCGTGCTGATTGCCGGCATGTTCGTCTCCATCGGGCCGGAGCTGGTGGCCATCGAGCGTATGAAGGGTGACAACGCCAAGGCCGATAAGTACCAGGCGGACATCAACGAGATGATCCAGGCCGTGGAAAAGGACGGCTGGGACGGCGAATGGTTCGTCCGCGCGTACGACGCCATGGGCCATAAGGTCGGCAGCAATGAGTGCGAGGAAGGCAAGATCTTCATCGAATCCCAGGGCTACTGCGTGATGGCCGGTATCGGTGTGGAGAACGGCAAGGCGGAGAAGGCGCTGCAGAGCGTCCACGAGCGGCTGGAAACGAAGCACGGCATCGTGCTGCAGCAGCCTGCCTACAGCGAGTACCACATCGAGCTGGGCGAAGTGAGCTCCTACCCGCCGGGATACAAGGAAAACGCCGGTATTTTCTGCCACAACAACCCGTGGATCATCGCCGCGGAGACTGTGGTGGGACACGGTGACCGGGCCTTCGATCTGTACAGCCGCATCGCTCCCGCCTGGCGCGAGGAGATTTCCGAGCTGCACAAGGTGGAGCCCTATGTGTACAGCCAGATGATCGCCGGCAAGGACGCGAAGAACTTCGGCCAGGCCAAGAACAGCTGGCTGACCGGTACGGCCGCGTGGAACTTCTACGTGATCAGCAACTACATCCTGGGCATCAAGCCCGACTGGAACGGCCTGAAGATCGATCCGTGCATCCCGCACACCTGGGACGGATATACGGTCAGCCGCCGGTTCCGCGGCGCGGTCTACGACGTGGAGATCAAAAACCCGAAGCACGTGTGCCGCGGCGTGAAGGAAGTCACCGTGGACGGAAAGAAGACGGAAGGCAATGTGCTGCCGGTCTTCGCCGACGGAAAGAACCACAAGGTGGAAGTCATCCTCGGATAA
- a CDS encoding ABC transporter substrate-binding protein: MKKFLALILAAMMLLSLVPAMADSPVEITILLEGNNVTDDAAVLEKLNAYLNEKIGVSIVPTWGTWGNFDQTAQNAVNSGSSEYDILFTCSWTANEYAPYAKKGAYVRLDDPEDDLLAEYGAELKTVLPELLFEGALTEGPDGEKGIYAVPGFKDFATMNTWDVNVTLLEKYGYTLEDVEKAGFYGWNDIFATVKAGEEKDGKVFYPFIFEGAVVERYVTGTPIVTGDANGLLSYYMNTEDVSTPGAYGNVIFNKFATPEFEKFAKQMREYYLAGYIDPAIAIGETATDTWRNAQNTANYLISSEVSLYGYEFTTSEQRGIQVAYVMTTDAPYIDNTSVQGAMMAISANSEHPVEAMKFLNLLNTDPYVMTLMNYGVEGIHYNLNDAGEVEFTDARSTYSPWTNGLGNVTLLPPQKGQGADFQQRFAEFYAGSKKLPIYGFTFDSKPVETEIAQIANIKEAYSLSLCTGAVDVDEKLPELLSKLEGAGMQKVVDEANAQLKAFLGE, translated from the coding sequence ATGAAGAAGTTCCTGGCCCTCATCCTGGCAGCCATGATGCTGCTCTCCCTGGTCCCGGCAATGGCGGATTCCCCCGTGGAAATCACCATCCTGCTGGAAGGCAACAACGTCACTGATGACGCCGCCGTCCTCGAAAAGCTGAATGCTTACCTGAACGAAAAGATCGGCGTCTCCATCGTTCCCACCTGGGGAACCTGGGGCAACTTTGACCAGACCGCCCAGAACGCGGTGAACTCCGGAAGTTCCGAATACGACATCCTGTTCACCTGCTCCTGGACCGCGAACGAGTATGCTCCCTACGCCAAGAAGGGCGCCTACGTCCGCCTGGATGACCCGGAAGACGACCTGCTCGCCGAGTACGGTGCGGAGCTGAAGACCGTCCTGCCCGAGCTGCTGTTTGAAGGCGCCTTGACCGAAGGTCCCGATGGAGAAAAGGGCATCTACGCGGTTCCCGGCTTCAAGGATTTTGCCACCATGAACACCTGGGACGTCAACGTCACCCTGCTCGAGAAATACGGCTACACCCTGGAAGACGTGGAAAAGGCCGGCTTCTACGGCTGGAATGACATCTTCGCGACCGTGAAGGCCGGCGAGGAAAAAGACGGAAAGGTCTTCTACCCCTTCATCTTTGAAGGCGCTGTCGTGGAACGCTATGTCACCGGAACGCCCATCGTCACCGGCGATGCCAACGGCCTGCTGAGCTACTACATGAACACCGAAGACGTTTCCACCCCCGGTGCCTACGGCAACGTGATCTTCAACAAGTTCGCGACCCCCGAGTTCGAGAAGTTCGCCAAGCAGATGCGTGAATACTACCTGGCCGGCTACATCGATCCCGCCATCGCCATCGGCGAAACCGCGACCGATACCTGGCGCAATGCCCAGAACACCGCGAACTACCTGATCTCTTCCGAAGTTTCCCTCTACGGCTATGAGTTCACCACTTCCGAGCAGCGCGGCATCCAGGTCGCCTACGTGATGACCACCGATGCCCCCTACATCGACAACACCTCCGTCCAGGGCGCCATGATGGCGATTTCCGCCAACAGCGAGCATCCGGTCGAGGCCATGAAGTTCCTGAACCTGCTGAACACCGATCCCTATGTCATGACCCTGATGAACTACGGCGTGGAAGGCATCCACTACAACCTGAACGACGCGGGTGAAGTTGAATTCACCGATGCCCGTTCCACCTACTCCCCCTGGACCAACGGCCTGGGCAACGTCACCCTGCTGCCCCCGCAGAAGGGTCAGGGCGCTGACTTCCAGCAGCGGTTCGCTGAGTTCTATGCCGGCTCCAAGAAGCTTCCGATCTACGGCTTCACCTTCGACAGCAAGCCCGTTGAAACCGAAATCGCCCAGATCGCCAACATCAAGGAAGCCTACTCCCTGAGCCTGTGCACCGGCGCGGTGGACGTGGACGAAAAGCTGCCCGAGCTCCTCTCCAAGCTGGAAGGTGCCGGAATGCAGAAGGTCGTGGACGAAGCCAACGCCCAGCTGAAGGCCTTCCTCGGCGAATAA
- a CDS encoding carbohydrate ABC transporter permease: MTTAVKKKAGAFRLNMISRKTESVFHLILGVFALACIIPFIFVIIISFSSEDSIRQIGYSFTPAALSLDAYKQVFNLGDALWRSYFNSFFITIVGTVLSVSMCVLYAYPLFRKDYKLRGFFSFLSFFTMIFGGGLIPTYIICRNLLGMGNNYAALIVPMLVSPFNIIIMRTFFQTSVPFDLIEASTIDGSGEYTTLVRIILPIVKPGIATVALLTALAYWNEWFLCLLYVTKRDLYPLQYLLMEMQRNAEFLARNSSMIGASGASAIAALPSQTMRMAVVVFIVLPIACAYPFFQRYVVAGLTIGSVKG, from the coding sequence ATGACGACCGCAGTGAAGAAAAAAGCCGGCGCCTTCCGCCTGAACATGATCAGCCGGAAAACCGAAAGCGTTTTTCACCTGATCCTGGGCGTTTTTGCCCTGGCCTGTATCATCCCGTTCATCTTCGTCATCATCATTTCCTTCTCCTCGGAGGACAGCATCCGGCAGATCGGTTATTCCTTCACTCCCGCCGCCCTGTCCCTGGATGCCTACAAACAGGTGTTCAACCTGGGTGACGCGCTCTGGCGCAGCTATTTCAACAGCTTCTTTATCACGATCGTCGGTACGGTGCTCAGCGTCAGCATGTGCGTCCTGTACGCCTACCCCCTGTTCCGGAAGGACTACAAGCTCCGCGGGTTCTTCAGCTTCCTCAGCTTCTTCACGATGATCTTCGGCGGCGGCCTGATCCCCACCTACATCATCTGCCGCAACCTGCTGGGCATGGGCAACAACTACGCGGCCCTGATCGTCCCGATGCTGGTGAGCCCGTTCAATATCATCATCATGCGCACCTTCTTCCAGACGTCGGTTCCCTTCGACCTGATCGAAGCGTCCACAATCGACGGAAGCGGCGAATACACCACCCTGGTGCGCATCATCCTGCCGATCGTCAAACCCGGCATCGCCACCGTGGCCCTGCTGACCGCCCTGGCCTACTGGAACGAATGGTTCCTGTGCCTGCTGTATGTCACCAAGCGCGACCTGTATCCCCTGCAGTACCTGCTGATGGAGATGCAGCGCAACGCCGAGTTCCTGGCCCGCAACTCCTCGATGATCGGCGCCTCCGGCGCGTCCGCCATCGCGGCGCTCCCGAGCCAGACCATGCGGATGGCCGTCGTCGTGTTCATCGTCCTGCCCATCGCCTGCGCCTACCCCTTCTTCCAGCGCTATGTGGTGGCCGGACTGACGATAGGATCGGTCAAGGGATGA
- a CDS encoding sugar ABC transporter permease → MRRTPSASRKKTFWLTTMMLPATIWLLLIRYLPMFGIMMSFLDYKLPTRKIPFPMNLLKSPWVGLKNFQFLFTSESVTMIRNTIGYNALWIVLGLLISVAFAIMMSELTRKFLAKTYQTMMFFPYFLSWVVVSYFLFAFLDPTNGMIVRAQRAAGGDVVDWYNSPGYWPYILTICSIWKNTGYSTVLYLSAITGIDRTQYEAASVDGATKWQQVIHVTLPHLKPMIIILLIMNVGKIFNADFGLFWSVPMNSAPLFPVTQVVDTYVYRAYTSTGNVGMSTAAGFLQNLVGFVCIMAANGIVRKLDSDSSLF, encoded by the coding sequence ATGCGCCGCACCCCTTCCGCTTCCCGGAAGAAAACATTCTGGCTCACCACGATGATGCTGCCGGCCACCATCTGGCTGCTGCTGATCCGGTACCTTCCCATGTTCGGCATCATGATGTCCTTCCTGGACTACAAGCTGCCGACGCGGAAGATCCCGTTCCCGATGAACCTGCTGAAGAGTCCCTGGGTCGGGCTGAAAAACTTCCAGTTCCTTTTCACCAGCGAGAGCGTCACCATGATCCGCAACACCATCGGCTACAACGCCCTGTGGATCGTACTGGGCCTGCTGATCTCCGTCGCCTTCGCCATCATGATGAGCGAGCTGACGCGGAAATTCCTGGCCAAGACCTACCAGACCATGATGTTCTTCCCCTACTTCCTCAGCTGGGTCGTTGTTTCCTACTTCCTGTTCGCCTTCCTGGATCCGACCAACGGCATGATCGTCCGCGCGCAGCGGGCCGCCGGGGGCGACGTGGTCGACTGGTACAACTCACCGGGCTACTGGCCGTACATCCTCACCATCTGCTCCATCTGGAAGAACACCGGTTATTCCACCGTGCTCTACCTCAGCGCGATCACGGGCATCGACCGCACGCAGTATGAGGCGGCCTCCGTGGACGGTGCCACCAAGTGGCAGCAGGTGATCCATGTCACCCTGCCCCACCTGAAGCCCATGATCATCATCCTGCTGATCATGAACGTCGGCAAGATCTTCAACGCAGACTTCGGCCTCTTCTGGTCCGTCCCAATGAACTCCGCGCCGCTGTTCCCGGTCACCCAGGTGGTCGATACCTACGTATACCGCGCCTACACTTCCACCGGCAACGTCGGCATGAGTACCGCGGCCGGCTTCCTGCAGAACCTGGTCGGCTTCGTATGCATCATGGCCGCCAACGGGATTGTCCGGAAACTGGATTCGGATAGCAGCTTGTTTTAA